A window from Drosophila subobscura isolate 14011-0131.10 chromosome O, UCBerk_Dsub_1.0, whole genome shotgun sequence encodes these proteins:
- the LOC117899521 gene encoding transcription factor castor isoform X2, which translates to MSNQMEFIMQLYMMNLLQQQQQQQQLQLQQPQQQQLAGYTYTQNEDISSSTCLQQQQQHEQQQQHEQQQHQLEPLKTRTHKRFSSQNTTCSTRSSRSCSPNMTSTPIENAAQHAADAVTTPPAATSAVAQGAHVASNLSAVTVKYEQNFDDEDDDDDDDDKPLSSLNSCSSSGLVSTNASSEKMLMMSGVQPLESTTDSVDSPSMYTPVKQPADSSYNITPLDSELTPNTPIAQTQTISLLTPPSSEQSKSTVSLSTASSLDVFLQSEDSLKNLRKVSSYLECENSLCRQENLREHFHCHDEPCQGKILSKKDDIIRHLKWHKKRKESLKLGFARFSSADDCAPAYGEGCAYNWKQTHYHCIYEHCPKVYVSTSDVQMHANFHRKDSEIVNEGFRRFRAHENCRIEDCPFFGRKISHYHCCREGCNHTFKNKADMDKHKTYHLKDHQLKMDGFKKILKTEACPFEACKFSTVCNHIHCVREGCDYILHSSSQMISHKRKHDRQDGEQAYQQFKIKNEVEESSLDAAPQQPQPTVCATQPPISSSSSINTSTPLSSLSAEHFLSRKRGRPPKKIQLPADAKQPEAKRLKVEDDASQQAMLQPQPLPQSMPQSSLNPLANGLFPSLLPNFGVGATAAAATGADASAPNFQLTHLMALFQLQNPLFYQNLYPGMPQNSSMLGNLAAFSAASAAAAAAAAATGGQQPKAEFSVKPEFKE; encoded by the exons ATGTCCAATCAAATGGAGTTTATAATGCAACTTTATATGATGAacttgctgcagcagcaacagcagcagcagcagttgcagctgcagcagccccaacagcagcaactagCTGGATACACTTACACACAGAACGAGGACATCTCCAGCAGCACAtgcctgcaacagcagcagcaacatgaacagcagcagcaacatgaacagcagcaacatcagctcGAACCTCTCAAGACAAGAACGCACAAACGCTTTAGCTCGCAAAACACGACCTGTAGTACTCGTAGTAGCCGTAGTTGTAGTCCCAATA TGACATCAACGCCAATCGAGAACGCAGCGCAACATGCTGCCGACGCAGTCACcactccaccagcagcaacatctgcaGTGGCTCAGGGAGCGCATGTTGCCAGCAACCTTTCGGCCGTCACAGTCAAATATGAGCAGAATtttgatgatgaagatgatgatgatgatgacgatgacaagCCTCTGTCCAGCCtgaacagctgcagctcctcggggCTGGTCAGCACCAATGCCAGCTCCGAGAAGATGCTGATGATGTCGGGCGTGCAGCCGTTGGAGTCGACCACAGACAGCGTCGACTCCCCCAGCATG TACACGCCCGTTAAGCAGCCGGCAGACTCATCGTACAACATCACGCCCCTCGACAGCGAGCTCACACCAAACACCCCCAtagcccagacccagaccatCTCCCTCCTGACCCCGCCGTCCAGCGAGCAGAGCAAGAGCACTGTCAGCCTGTCCACGGCGAGCAGCCTCGACGTGTTCCTGCAGAGCGAGGATAGCCTGAAGAACCTGCGCAAGGTGTCCTCGTATCTGGAGTGCGAGAACAGCCTGTGCCGGCAGGAGAATTTGCGGGagcacttccactgccacgaCGAGCCCTGCCAGGGCAAGATCTTGAGCAAGAAGGATGATATCATCCGCCACCTGAAGTGGCACAAAAAGCGCAAGGAGAGCCTCAAGCTGGGCTTTGCACGCTTCTCCTCGGCGGACGACTGTGCCCCTGCCTACGGCGAGGGCTGTGCCTACAACTGGAAGCAGACCCACTACCACTGCATCTACGAGCACTGCCCCAAGGTCTATGTGAGCACCAGCGACGTCCAGATGCACGCCAACTTCCACCGCAAGGACTCCGAGATAGTCAACGAGGGCTTCCGTCGCTTTCGGGCACACGAAAACTGTCGCATCGAGGATTGCCCCTTCTTCGGCAGAAAGATTTCGCACTATCATTGCTGCCGCGAGGGCTGCAACCACACGTTCAAGAACAAGGCTGATATGG ACAAACACAAGACCTACCACCTGAAGGACCATCAGCTGAAGATGGACGGCTTCAAGAAGATTCTGAAGACGGAGGCCTGCCCCTTCGAGGCCTGCAAGTTCTCCACCGTTTGCAACCACATCCACTGTGTGCGCGAGGGCTGTGACTACATCTTGCACTCCAGCAGCCAGATGATCAGCCACAAGCGGAAGCACGATCGGCAGGACGGGGAGCAGGCTTACCAGCAGTTCAAGATCAAGAACGAAGTGGAGGAGTCCTCCCTGGATGCCGCGccccagcagccgcagccaacCGTTTGTGCCACTCAGCCCCCGATCAGTtcctccagcagcatcaacaccTCCAccccactctcctctctctccgctGAGCACTTCCTGTCCCGAAAGCGTGGCAGGCCACCCAAGAAAATT CAACTGCCTGCCGATGCTAAGCAGCCAGAGGCTAAACGTCTCAAGGTCGAGGatgatgccagccagcaggccaTGCTCCAGCCCCAACCCCTGCCACAATCCATGCCCCAATCCTCACTCAACCCACTCGCCAACGGTCTGTTTCCCAGCCTCCTGCCCAACTTCGGTGTTggtgccaccgctgccgctgcaactgGGGCAGATGCCTCAGCGCCAAACTTCCAGCTGACGCATTTGATGGCCCTCTTCCAGCTGCAGAATCCCCTGTTCTACCAGAACCTCTATCCCGGCATGCCTCAGAACAGCTCCATGCTGGGAAACCTGGCCGCCTTCAGTGCTGCCtcggctgcagcggcggcggcagcagcagccaccgggGGGCAGCAGCCCAAGGCGGAATTTAGCGTTAAGCCAGAGTTCAAGGAGTAG
- the LOC117899521 gene encoding transcription factor castor isoform X1 yields MSNQMEFIMQLYMMNLLQQQQQQQQLQLQQPQQQQLAGYTYTQNEDISSSTCLQQQQQHEQQQQHEQQQHQLEPLKTRTHKRFSSQNTTCSTRSSRSCSPNSNLIALQQQQPFVHASASTTPAPNNFVGQMLLNTLPPLTQFMLQQQQHQQQQQQQQQQQHLLATSNLLLTPTHTPSSLKQEQLQQHMMLGQLSGAVNVEQLTTNNFLQSSTVTSTPIENAAQHAADAVTTPPAATSAVAQGAHVASNLSAVTVKYEQNFDDEDDDDDDDDKPLSSLNSCSSSGLVSTNASSEKMLMMSGVQPLESTTDSVDSPSMYTPVKQPADSSYNITPLDSELTPNTPIAQTQTISLLTPPSSEQSKSTVSLSTASSLDVFLQSEDSLKNLRKVSSYLECENSLCRQENLREHFHCHDEPCQGKILSKKDDIIRHLKWHKKRKESLKLGFARFSSADDCAPAYGEGCAYNWKQTHYHCIYEHCPKVYVSTSDVQMHANFHRKDSEIVNEGFRRFRAHENCRIEDCPFFGRKISHYHCCREGCNHTFKNKADMDKHKTYHLKDHQLKMDGFKKILKTEACPFEACKFSTVCNHIHCVREGCDYILHSSSQMISHKRKHDRQDGEQAYQQFKIKNEVEESSLDAAPQQPQPTVCATQPPISSSSSINTSTPLSSLSAEHFLSRKRGRPPKKIQLPADAKQPEAKRLKVEDDASQQAMLQPQPLPQSMPQSSLNPLANGLFPSLLPNFGVGATAAAATGADASAPNFQLTHLMALFQLQNPLFYQNLYPGMPQNSSMLGNLAAFSAASAAAAAAAAATGGQQPKAEFSVKPEFKE; encoded by the exons ATGTCCAATCAAATGGAGTTTATAATGCAACTTTATATGATGAacttgctgcagcagcaacagcagcagcagcagttgcagctgcagcagccccaacagcagcaactagCTGGATACACTTACACACAGAACGAGGACATCTCCAGCAGCACAtgcctgcaacagcagcagcaacatgaacagcagcagcaacatgaacagcagcaacatcagctcGAACCTCTCAAGACAAGAACGCACAAACGCTTTAGCTCGCAAAACACGACCTGTAGTACTCGTAGTAGCCGTAGTTGTAGTCCCAATAGTAATTTGATTgctcttcaacaacaacaaccatttGTCCATGCTTCAGCATCCACGACCCCCGCACCTAACAACTTTGTTGGCCAGATGTTGCTCAACACATTGCCGCCCCTGACGCAGTtcatgctgcagcagcaacaacaccagcagcagcagcagcaacagcagcaacagcaacacttGTTGGCAACATCGAACCTCCTACTaacacccacccacacgcCCAGCTCCctgaagcaggagcagctgcaacaacacaTGATGCTGGGCCAGCTATCTGGCGCAGTAAATGTAGAACAGCTTACCACAAATAATTTTTTGCAATCCTCCACAGTGACATCAACGCCAATCGAGAACGCAGCGCAACATGCTGCCGACGCAGTCACcactccaccagcagcaacatctgcaGTGGCTCAGGGAGCGCATGTTGCCAGCAACCTTTCGGCCGTCACAGTCAAATATGAGCAGAATtttgatgatgaagatgatgatgatgatgacgatgacaagCCTCTGTCCAGCCtgaacagctgcagctcctcggggCTGGTCAGCACCAATGCCAGCTCCGAGAAGATGCTGATGATGTCGGGCGTGCAGCCGTTGGAGTCGACCACAGACAGCGTCGACTCCCCCAGCATG TACACGCCCGTTAAGCAGCCGGCAGACTCATCGTACAACATCACGCCCCTCGACAGCGAGCTCACACCAAACACCCCCAtagcccagacccagaccatCTCCCTCCTGACCCCGCCGTCCAGCGAGCAGAGCAAGAGCACTGTCAGCCTGTCCACGGCGAGCAGCCTCGACGTGTTCCTGCAGAGCGAGGATAGCCTGAAGAACCTGCGCAAGGTGTCCTCGTATCTGGAGTGCGAGAACAGCCTGTGCCGGCAGGAGAATTTGCGGGagcacttccactgccacgaCGAGCCCTGCCAGGGCAAGATCTTGAGCAAGAAGGATGATATCATCCGCCACCTGAAGTGGCACAAAAAGCGCAAGGAGAGCCTCAAGCTGGGCTTTGCACGCTTCTCCTCGGCGGACGACTGTGCCCCTGCCTACGGCGAGGGCTGTGCCTACAACTGGAAGCAGACCCACTACCACTGCATCTACGAGCACTGCCCCAAGGTCTATGTGAGCACCAGCGACGTCCAGATGCACGCCAACTTCCACCGCAAGGACTCCGAGATAGTCAACGAGGGCTTCCGTCGCTTTCGGGCACACGAAAACTGTCGCATCGAGGATTGCCCCTTCTTCGGCAGAAAGATTTCGCACTATCATTGCTGCCGCGAGGGCTGCAACCACACGTTCAAGAACAAGGCTGATATGG ACAAACACAAGACCTACCACCTGAAGGACCATCAGCTGAAGATGGACGGCTTCAAGAAGATTCTGAAGACGGAGGCCTGCCCCTTCGAGGCCTGCAAGTTCTCCACCGTTTGCAACCACATCCACTGTGTGCGCGAGGGCTGTGACTACATCTTGCACTCCAGCAGCCAGATGATCAGCCACAAGCGGAAGCACGATCGGCAGGACGGGGAGCAGGCTTACCAGCAGTTCAAGATCAAGAACGAAGTGGAGGAGTCCTCCCTGGATGCCGCGccccagcagccgcagccaacCGTTTGTGCCACTCAGCCCCCGATCAGTtcctccagcagcatcaacaccTCCAccccactctcctctctctccgctGAGCACTTCCTGTCCCGAAAGCGTGGCAGGCCACCCAAGAAAATT CAACTGCCTGCCGATGCTAAGCAGCCAGAGGCTAAACGTCTCAAGGTCGAGGatgatgccagccagcaggccaTGCTCCAGCCCCAACCCCTGCCACAATCCATGCCCCAATCCTCACTCAACCCACTCGCCAACGGTCTGTTTCCCAGCCTCCTGCCCAACTTCGGTGTTggtgccaccgctgccgctgcaactgGGGCAGATGCCTCAGCGCCAAACTTCCAGCTGACGCATTTGATGGCCCTCTTCCAGCTGCAGAATCCCCTGTTCTACCAGAACCTCTATCCCGGCATGCCTCAGAACAGCTCCATGCTGGGAAACCTGGCCGCCTTCAGTGCTGCCtcggctgcagcggcggcggcagcagcagccaccgggGGGCAGCAGCCCAAGGCGGAATTTAGCGTTAAGCCAGAGTTCAAGGAGTAG